Proteins from one Malassezia vespertilionis chromosome 2, complete sequence genomic window:
- the scn1 gene encoding Cut9-interacting protein scn1 (COG:L; EggNog:ENOG503NY4H; BUSCO:EOG09262X01), with amino-acid sequence MPLVDAHCHATEALRDMPWDAWIAEMRSVPLERLCIMSTDLDDQQLVARAAQALGAKVVPCFGVHPWHVHAISLHAGTLDVLEHYSALFGSCTEDPAREALYRALPAPVGVQDALAQTASFLRAFPGAWVGEVGLDRSFRVRDPNGGLTKLQTPIAHQLGVLEAQVRLAITMQRAVSMHSVRCTGHTNAFLDAMQRIEGFSGIGVDLHSCTHSPASIALVQRAHANVYISFSRAINARSPTFADQVRACDPSRLLSESDLHEPLTLLPMTREVVHDFAHALGRAPDAMEALLLANFARFCKGEAG; translated from the coding sequence ATGCCGCTGGTGGATGCGCACTGCCACGCGAcagaggcgctgcgcgacatgccGTGGGACGCATGGATTGCAGAGATGCGCTCCGTGCCACTggagcgcttgtgcatcATGTCGACGGACTTGGACGACCAGCAGCTGgtcgcccgcgccgcgcaggcCCTTGGCGCAAAAGTAGTCCCATGCTTTGGCGTGCATCCGTGGCATGTGCACGCAATCTCTTTGCATGCAGGTACGCTAGATGTACTTGAGCATTATTCTGCGCTGTTTGGGTCATGCACGGAGGatccggcgcgcgaggcactctaccgcgcgctgcctgCGCCTGTAGGTGTGCAAGATGCGCTCGCACAGACGGCCTCGtttctgcgcgcatttcccGGTGCCTGGGTCGGCGAGGTGGGCCTAGACCGCAGTTTCCGTGTGCGTGATCCGAACGGGGGGCTGACCAAGCTGCAGACGCCCATAGCGCAccagctcggcgtgctcgaAGCGCAAGTCCGCCTCGCCAtcacgatgcagcgcgcagtgaGCATGCACagtgtgcgctgcacgggCCATACCAACGCATTCCTGGAtgcaatgcagcgcataGAAGGCTTCTCTGGGATCGGGGTGGATTTGCACAGCTGTACACACAGCCCTGCATCCATTGcccttgtccagcgcgcgcacgccaaTGTGTACATTTCTTTTTCACGCGCCATCAACGCGCGCTCGCCCACGTTTGCCGATCAGGTTCGCGCGTGTGATCCATCGCGCCTCCTGAGCGAGTCGGACCTGCACGAGCCGCTTACGCTGCTGCCCATGACGCGCGAGGTTGTGCACGATTTTGCCCATGCGCTGGGACGTGCGCCGGACGCAATGGAAGCGCTCCTGCTTGCAaactttgcgcgcttttgcaagGGGGAAGCGGGGTGA
- the CLB4 gene encoding B-type cyclin (EggNog:ENOG503NWN7; COG:D): MRDRARPTRLGAPQPALLPQKQLAHEYRAPRPALADVSNRDHNQVSYTYAPHKPPAKDAARLGKSARAELAAHDIPTSHESACAPDAVVPILAAETADLSMRTDAWRPEQRDAASDTEAQLPASQSASFELSASHSSGSLRSDDSEALAVLGLDVDPAGIVTLPLDLELDAQRRVADICERYGQSVLLPQAYATQAERHELVQLGQLDRATAAHDDEMMRLGLDPEEARDASMVAEYADDIFEYMACCERESMPNPNYMDFQDEIQWHMRTTLVDWLLQVHMRYHMLPETLWIAVNLVDRFLSARIVSLAKLQLVGVTAMFIASKYEEILAPSVEEFVFMTENGYSREEILKGERIVLSTLDFTVSTYCSPYSWVRRISKADDYDIQTRTLCKFLMEVTLLSHLFLRARPSLIAAIGMYLAKRMLGGAWDDAFVYYSRFTEEQLIPGTNLLLEKLIEPGFEEQFVFKKYASKKFLKASMYARSWALRNHHELVAAQTTEYVYAPHSAS, translated from the exons ATGCGCGatcgcgcacgcccaacACGGCTGGGCGCTCCGCAGCCCGCGCTTCTTCCTCAAAAACAACTCGCACATGAataccgcgcgccgcggcccgCCCTGGCCGACGTGAGCAATCGCGATCACAACCAAGTATCT TACACATATGCTCCGCACAAACCGCCGGCTAaggatgctgcgcgcctcggaaaaagtgcgcgcgcagagcttgccgcgcacgatATCCCTACCTCGCATGAaagtgcgtgcgcaccgGATGCCGTCGTTCCCATACTCGCTGCCGAGACTGCGGATCTGTCGATGCGCACCGATGCATGGCGCcccgagcagcgcgacgcggcctCCGATACAGAGGCACAGCTTCCCGCGTCGCAGAGCGCCTCGTTTGAACTGAGCGCCTCGCATTCCTCTGGCAGCCTGCGCTCTGACGACAGCgaagcgcttgccgtgctAGGGCTGGATGTGGATCCAGCGGGCATTGTGACACTTCCCCTCGAtctcgagctcgatgcgcagcgccgcgttgcCGACATTTGCGAGCGCTACGGGCAGAGCGTACTTCTTCCGCAAGCGTatgcgacgcaagcagAGCGCCACgagctcgtccagctcggccAGCTGGATCGTGCTACTGCCGCACACGATGACGAAATGATGCGTCTCGGCCTCGATCCtgaagaggcgcgcgacgcgagTATGGTCGCCGAGTACGCGGACGACATTTTTGAATACATGGCATGCTGTGAGCGCGAGTCCATGCCGAACCCTAATTATATGGACTTTCAGGACGAAATCCAATGGCATATGCGCACCACACTGGTCGACTGGCTCTTGCAGGTGCACATGCGCTACCACATGCTTCCTGAGACGCTCTGGATTGCGGTCAACCTCGTAGATCGCTTTCtcagcgcgcggatcgtgagcctcgccaagctgcagcttgTTGGCGTCACGGCCATGTTTATTGCATCCAAGTACGAGGAGATTTTGGCGCCGAGTGTCGAAGAATTTGTATTTATGACCGAGAATGGCTACTCGCGCGAAGAGATCCTTAAGGGCGAGCGCATTGTGCTTTCCACGCTCGATTTTACCGTCTCGACATACTGCTCGCCCTACTCGTGGGTCCGACGCATTTCTAAGGCAGACGACTACGATATTCAAACGCGGACACTGTGCAAGTTCCTCATGGAAGTAACGCTCCTCAGCCATCTCTTtctccgcgcgcgcccgaGCCTCATTGCTGCGATTGGCATGTACCTTGCcaagcgcatgctcggcggcgcgtgggaCGACGCATTTGTTTACTACTCGCGCTTCACCGAGGAGCAGCTGATCCCAGGCACGAATCTCTTGCTAGAGAAGCTCATTGAGCCTGGGTTTGAGGAGCAGTTTGTGTTTAAGAAGTATGCAAGCAAAAAGTTCCTCAAGGCGAGCATGTATGCCCGCAGCTGGGCGCTTCGGAATCACCACGAACTGGTTGCTGCACAGACCACCGAGTACGTCTACGCCCCCCACAGCGCATCCTAG
- a CDS encoding uncharacterized protein (COG:S; EggNog:ENOG503NZDH; TransMembrane:1 (o610-631i)), with amino-acid sequence MQPKRPAHAAGSDAAYQSLRSMLLSPLPNAEHLDAMDRNTLYGAIGHFLSAMAQPNVADFTSVLVNSPTLWLGAGDPNALADRTGAVVQAVMFAVSERIALIRDNVAKHRPSAAPRELRNWVEAIVEALPRAEERAHLPALTVLTGLLCGVHTARQKKPKLSLGLGALHTLLAREWTSVSAALLQALSTAQDSTHTRTAALVLVAHSADILDAAQLAQADDRLWVSTIFPALLAIFHGHALDHAFEQAYTSPDGIVVEASMPGVDWAARCEADSLFKRAGPLARVLSDALQRLGLAMEAEQFQAYLGEVACLTSLHTLATRLDTAWNSSVLAGAPADAIAPASREYSASFWRVFKTLLFATTMLLDAVVSAVAEMCPSPVATYPPGDATYGVWPPMPRSNIPLPYLRLLSDALHIYMPLYFCTATFGLDGFESYRKVFYSALDVLGHDAESCTQLTAALAFDILHGARPDATLARSVGHGERMHTTYLLLIAEQLAAELPQTMVDRLVLPMAQPYLEDTRFQDTFESAHAFVLALYKIQSPCTAELTPFYVDLVLASYPSLLTDTQLEAALTTVVASLSERSDSLAWWCIERLDIAMVRTRITDPVRSLAFARCIAALLPSVNLVLLRALLAKLSAAILHADPASTERTEMLERTYASLGEVDASTQEEAMHWWLEHIAVFTHSMRS; translated from the coding sequence ATGCAGCCCAAGCGgccggcgcatgccgcagGGAGCGACGCTGCGTACCAATCGCTGCGCAGTATGCTGCTCTCGCCCTTGCCCAATGCAGAGCATCTCGATGCAATGGACCGGAACACGCTATACGGCGCGATCGGCCACTTTCTtagcgccatggcgcagccCAACGTAGCCGACTTCACCAGCGTGCTCGTCAACTCGCCGACGCTGtggctcggcgcgggcgaTCCCAACGCGCTTGCAGATCGCACTGGCGCAGTAGTGCAAGCCGTCATGTTTGCAGTCTCTGAGCGGATCGCGCTGATTCGGGACAATGTAGCCAAGCACCGTCCCAgtgccgcaccgcgcgagctgcgtaATTGGGTAGAGGCGATTGTCGaagcgctgccgcgcgctgaagagcgcgcgcacctcCCCGCGCTTACCGTCCTGACCGGGCTTTTGTGCGGCGTACATACCGCACGCCAGAAAAAGCCCAAACTGTCGCTGGGCCTGGGCGCTTTGCACAcgctccttgcgcgcgaatgGACAAGTGTAAGTGCGGCCCTCTTGCAGGCACTGTCCACAGCGCAAGACAGCACACACACAcgcactgccgcgctcgtgctcgtTGCGCACTCCGCCGATATCctggacgcggcgcagcttgcgcaggccGACGATCGGCTGTGGGTAAGTACCATCTTTCCTGCACTGCTCGCCATCTTTCACGGGCACGCACTCGACCACGCGTTTGAGCAAGCCTACACCTCGCCCGACGGCATTGTCGTAGAAGCATCGATGCCCGGCGTCGACTgggcagcgcgctgcgaagCCGATTCCTTGTTCAAACGTGCAGGGCccctcgcgcgcgtgctttccgacgcactgcagcgGCTTGGCCTGGCCATGGAAGCGGAGCAATTCCAGGCGTATTTGGGCGAGGTAGCGTGCCTTACGTCTCTGCACACActtgcgacgcgccttgATACTGCGTGGAATTCGAGCGTacttgcaggcgcgccggcggaCGCCATCGCGCCAGCCTCGCGCGAGTACAGCGCGAGCTTCTGGCGCGTATTCAAGACGCTGTTGTTTGCCACGACCATGCTTTTGGACGCCGTCGTGAGCGCCGTTGCAGAGATGTGCCCGTCGCCGGTGGCAACGTATCCCCCCGGAGACGCAACGTACGGCGTGTGGCCGCCGATGCCGCGGAGCAATATCCCCCTTCCCTACTTGCGCCTGCTTTCCGATGCACTGCATATCTACATGCCGCTCTATTTTTGCACCGCGACGTTTGGCCTCGACGGGTTTGAGTCGTACCGAAAAGTATTTTactcggcgctggacgtgcTTGGCCACGATGCCGAGTCGTGCACACAGCTcactgcagcgctcgcattCGATAtcctgcacggcgcacgccccgacgcgacgctggcgcgcagtgtcgggcatggcgagcgcatgcacacGACCTACCTTCTCCTCATCGCCGAGCAACTCGCCGCGGAGCTCCCGCAGACCATGGTCGACCGCCTCGTTTTGCCCATGGCCCAGCCCTACCTGGAGGACACGCGCTTCCAAGACACGTTTGAGTCTGCACACGCGTTTGTCCTCGCGCTATACAAGATCCAAAGCCCGTGCACGGCAGAGCTCACACCGTTCTACGTAGACCTCGTGCTTGCGAGCTACCCCTCTCTGCTCACCGACacgcagctcgaggcggCGCTGACCACCGTCGTTGCCTCCCTCtcggagcgcagcgactcgCTCGCGTGGTGGTGCATCGAGCGGCTTGACATCGCCATGGTGCGCACCCGCATCACGGATCCTGTGCGCTCGTtggcatttgcgcgctgcattgctgcgctgcttcccAGCGTCAACCTCGTgcttctgcgcgcgctgctcgcgaaactcagcgccgcgatccTACACGCCGACCCCGCAAGTACAGAGCGCACCGAGATGCTGGAGCGCACGTACGCGTCACTCGGGGAGGTGGACGCATCCACGCAGGAAGAAGCTATGCACTGGTGGCTCGAGCATATTGCCGTATTTACACATTCCATGCGTAGCTAG
- a CDS encoding uncharacterized protein (EggNog:ENOG503P945) — MPNAGTPAKKGNDPFARLAANTTRSPRASAPPPTPKDLHDAFLLPRAQETTFHRRLRTLLLDFVKQLIEWEEEHTLEGIRWASEARQVWDEIASILRTSPKDDEQQRASLIPLLQTLEHATTELSSVLARLEKHGARITVLADMGTELLLEASDGGKEAAAFGVPMWGTWTMERFVLAMRSLAQQYALSTTEIALLVPQLYLPTTIAPADAPTDTAKRAILEQFVRLPHLHPSGLASHAPSFGADAALATGASRHFFEHVCEAEVRGW, encoded by the exons ATGCCGAACGCAGGGACGCCGGCCAAGAAAGGCAACGATCCGTTTGCGAGGCTTGCGGCAAATACGACgcgatcgccgcgcgcgtccgCCCCACCGCCGACACCCAAAGATCTGCACGATGCGTTTCTTCTACCGCGCGCACAAGAAACAACGTTTCATCGGCGGCTGCGCACACTCCTGCTAGATTTCGTCAAGCAGCTCATTGAGTGGGAGGAGGAGCATACGCTCGAAGGGATACGATGGGCGTCCGAAGCGCGGCAGGTATGGGACGAGATTGCAAG CATCCTACGCACATCACCCAAAGAcgacgagcagcagcgtgcaagcCTAATACCCCTTTTACAAACGCTCGAACACGCCACCACCGAGCTCTCCAGTGTGCTTGCGCGACTCGagaagcacggcgcacggaTCACCGTGCTTGCCGACATGGGCACcgagctcttgctcgagGCATCCGACGGCGGCAAGGAAGCCGCAGCGTTCGGCGTGCCGATGTGGGGCACATGGACCATGGAACGGTTCG TACTCGCCATGCGCAGCCTTGCACAGCAGTATGCACTCTCCACTACAGAAATTGCTCTGCTGGTCCCGCAGCTGTATCTACCAACTACGATTGCTCCTGCCGACGCACCGACAGAcacggcaaagcgcgcgattcTCGAGCAGTTTGTCCGCCTTCCCCATCTGCACCCGTCTGGGCTAGCGAGCCACGCGCCGAGCTTTggtgccgacgccgcgctggccaCGGGCGCCAGCCGCCATTTTTTCGAGCACGTGTGCGAGGCAGAGGTGCGCGGCTGGTAG
- the RAM1 gene encoding protein farnesyltransferase (COG:O; EggNog:ENOG503NU8I), whose protein sequence is MLEPLPAPFVAFDSNRAWIIYWVAHALDLMGMPLQGAMRVRAVSTLLHFQDPHGGFGGGPGQLGHLMSTYAAVCALAILGKPGGMPSEQDIASDKLADGRGGWDCIDRKRIYAWMMRLKQPDGAFLVHDQGEIDVRATYCVVVIASLLGIATEALFQGVADHIASCQTYEGGFAALSCSVLVIDHDTVRTGLSVHAQPPQGEAHGGYAFCASAAYTQLCLAGKSSRVDTRKLVRWATSLQGTPYEGGGFRGRTNKLVDGCYGWFCGGGLMTCLEALVFPPMQEPAQDMDLESSSSWESAQEPELFDRAALAAYILVVAQAPLTGGLRDKPGKRADAYHTCYNLSGLSLTQHKLRPSVQQRREAEAQLAHAPALLRALYGASLAWAPTDVPEKDALAATHPVFNVGLTHVAQMMAHWYIA, encoded by the coding sequence atgctcgagccGCTTCCCGCACCATTTGTAGCATTTGATTCTAATCGCGCATGGATTATTTACTGGGTCGCACACGCACTGGATCTCATGGGAATGCCGCTGCAgggcgcaatgcgcgtgcgcgccgtctCCACGCTTTTGCATTTTCAAGATCCGCACGGGGGATTTGGCGGTGGGCCTGGTCAGCTGGGCCACCTGATGAGCACGTACGCGGCAGTGTGTGCGCTCGCGATTCTTGGCAAGCCAGGTGGAATGCCGAGCGAACAGGATATCGCCTCGGACAAGCTCGCAgacggccgcggcggctgGGACTGTATCGACCGCAAGCGCATATATGCATGGATGATGCGGCTGAAGCAGCCAGACGGTGCATTCCTGGTGCACGATCAAGGAGAAATAGACGTGCGTGCAACATACTGTGTCGTGGTGattgcgtcgctgctggGCATCGCAACCGAGGCGCTTTTCCAAGGCGTTGCAGACCATATCGCGAGCTGCCAAACGTACGAGGGCGGGTTTGCCGCGTTGAGCTGCAGTGTGCTTGTGATCGACCACGATACAGTGCGCACCGGGCTGTCGGTGCATGCCCAGCCGCCGCAGGGcgaggcgcacggcggctATGCATTCTGTGCCTCGGCTGCATACACGCAGCTGTGTCTCGCTGGAAAATCAAGCCGCGTGGATACGCGCAAGCTGGTGCGATGGGCGACATCGCTGCAGGGTACACCGTACGAGGGCGGCGGATTCCGTGGTCGCACCAacaagctcgtcgatgGATGCTACGGCTGGTTTTGTGGGGGCGGCTTGATGACCTGCCTCGAAGCGCTCGTTTTTCCACCGATGCAAGAGCCGGCGCAGGACATGGACCTGGagtcgagctcgtcgtgGGAGTCTGCACAGGAGCCGGAGCTGTTTGATCGCGCTGCACTCGCTGCCTacatcctcgtcgtcgcccAAGCGCCTCTGACGGGTGgcctgcgcgacaagcCAGGGAAGCGCGCGGATGCCTACCATACCTGCTACAACCTTTCGGGTCTTTCACTCACGCAGCACAAGCTGCGACCGagcgtgcagcagcgtaGAGAGGCAGAGGCACAGCTGGCccacgcgcctgcgctgctgcgagCGCTGTACGGCGCGAGCCTTGCCTGGGCGCCCACCGACGTGCCAGAGAAGGACGCGCTGGCTGCAACGCACCCCGTATTTAACGTTGGCTTGACGCACGTAGCGCAGATGATGGCACACTGGTACATCGCATAA
- a CDS encoding protein disulfide-isomerase (EggNog:ENOG503NYC8; COG:O; SECRETED:SignalP(1-17)), producing the protein MMRCVAVLLAYVVYVQAALFASHGRVVRLDASNFDKEVLQIEKPTMVAFTAQWCGHCKNLAPQYSRVANEMDGVVKLAYVDCEDSASQSLCAKYGVQGFPTLKLFPATKKRLPRDYQGERTSRAIMDHMIDALPTESVRRLEASQIASFVDKKRGEPKIVLFSPKVKSSSLYRSLALDYRERIPFGYVYTGKPGVFEAAENVLGVKLNENTVPALFLIDGQAGGKRVEKYRSSMKHRSISSWVDKVVYGKEPAAPQEQRKAERTSESAAPKPKVSARPGMSEEDVDAAIKIGERLVREEHEETARKLAEEEAVARGSMEALRRARSKQKQMPFEGQQQAEEPVSSEMLMDKLQDMVGDKWGTLLAQHALKARKLAEKIVQDDPAKAFQATEAAEAHLSKALSADIVHLTDQIRAGADDEGYPLTADMETTLKGHLDMFQGMLRTVEARIEARKSDKTEKEYADSILARYDL; encoded by the coding sequence ATGATGCGTTGTGTTGCCGTGCTGTTGGCGTATGTTGTATATGTACAAGCGGCTCTCTTTGCGAGCCATGGCCGTGTGGTGCGATTGGATGCATCCAACTTTGACAAGGAGGTGTTGCAAATCGAAAAGCCTACCATGGTTGCATTCACCGCGCAGTGGTGCGGTCACTGCAAGAacctcgcgccgcagtaTTCGCGTGTGGCCAACGAGATGGACGGTGTTGTGAAGCTTGCGTACGTCGACTGCGAGGACAGTGCATCGCAGtcgctgtgcgccaagtacGGCGTGCAGGGCTTTCCCACACTCAAACTCTTTCCCGCAACCAAGAAGCGGCTTCCGCGCGACTACCAAGGCGAGCGCACGTCGCGTGCCATCATGGACCATAtgatcgatgcgctcccTACCGAGTCTGTGCGTCGCCTCGAGGCCAGCCAGATTGCCTCGTTTGTAGacaagaagcgcggcgagccgaAAATAGTGCTCTTCTCGCCCAAGGTCAAGTCGTCCTCGCTGTACCGttcgcttgcgctcgactACCGCGAGCGGATACCGTTTGGGTATGTGTACACGGGAAAACCAGGCGTGTTTGAGGCGGCAGAAAATGTACTGGGCGTTAAGCTGAACGAAAACACGGTCCCGGCGCTGTTCCTGATCGACGGACAAGCGGGCGGAAAACGGGTGGAAAAGTACCGCAGCTCGATGAAGCACCGCAGCATCTCTTCCTGGGTCGACAAGGTTGTGTACGGCAAGGAGCCCGCGGCTCCccaggagcagcgcaaggcagaGCGCACTTCGGAGTccgccgcgccaaagcCCAAGGTGTCGGCGCGCCCTGGCATGAGCGAGGAAGATGTCGACGCCGCGATCAAGATTGGCGAACGcctcgtgcgcgaggagcacGAGGAGACGGCCAGGAAGCTGGCCGAGGAAGAGgctgtcgcgcgcggctcgatggaagctttgcggcgcgcgcgctcgaaaCAAAAACAGATGCCGTTCGAGGGCCAACAACAGGCTGAGGAACCTGTCAGCAGCGAGATGCTCATGGACAAGCTCCAGGATATGGTCGGGGACAAGTGGGGCAcgttgcttgcgcagcatgcactcaaggcgcgcaagcttgcCGAAAAGATCGTCCAAGACGACCCCGCCAAAGCATTCCAGGCGACCGAAGCGGCAGAAGCGCACCTGAGCAAGGCACTCTCGGCTGACATTGTGCACCTGACCGACCAGATTCGGGCGGGTGCGGACGATGAAGGCTACCCCCTCACTGCAGATATGGAAACGACGCTGAAGGGCCACTTGGATATGTTCCAGgggatgctgcgcaccgtcgaGGCACGGatcgaagcgcgcaagagcgACAAGACGGAGAAGGAGTATGCCGATTCGATCCTCGCTAGGTACGATCTGTAG
- a CDS encoding uncharacterized protein (EggNog:ENOG503PM9F) yields MTPGAVCAALRSIERRVHTAALVGTAEKHVRSYAWPRPVRASNLDLDPRGVDYALFEPISDEYGTVHAETSRIAVLKAPPVALLHRLLHAHKYDEALRTLLQLHVLDTPLSALPEYNDAARWFAAHGRYADALHWIELAPACAGLSRQFRAAMQQAMQWLTRAPLTERSEHAVLQKACMYAASKGYIDALTIGMTHMYRYQLWPDEGPIAFWESVAQAYTGTAPKWQRLANRVYHALVRGGGHAHAEPWARLASAAAPDASTVDTLRPTRDPMLDARVSEALRAGNLAAARKLLLKARATPGVEILASLLCAAGRTVAVRDGARECATGQFLRPLRRAILQRNCALWYTALVRAREKEHDWLGALRVFRCRFVPVPGLDTHLLDAAERVCPPRTQTESHAAASLANSDARTAAHRTARVRLDTSAYLLGSVLRALVGCCAQDRALLYKLYAHTLSILRQPRLASARAFEAFIPALSAAHPAGFVGGERGTMPSMWDMLRDMHGLRVSPRAGTWTMFIQALVRDGTHTSWQLATAILARMGGNAPCALLPETLVLPTATLGVYTGVLQAVLPQNTAVLAQSRAAHRARTVRNMLDDAIARGNVDAKEARAYAPMQAQLAKLGDGGHSAEDWAGRGV; encoded by the coding sequence ATGACGCCAGGGGCcgtttgcgcggcgctgcgctccatcGAGCGGCGAGTGCACACGGCGGCGCTCGTGGGCACGGCAGAGAAGCATGTACGCTCCTATGCATGGCCGCGCCCGGTCCGTGCTTCGAACTTGGATCTCGatccgcgcggcgtcgactACGCGCTCTTCGAGCCGATCTCGGACGAGTATGGCACTGTGCATGCAGAGAcatcgcgcatcgcagtGCTAAAAGCACCGCCCGTGGCGCTTCTGCATAGattgctgcacgcacacaagtacgacgaggcgctgcgcacgttgctgcagctgcacgtTTTAGATACCCCGCTCTCGGCGCTGCCGGAATACAACGATGCAGCACGCTggtttgcggcgcacgggcgGTATGCGGATGCGCTACATTGGATCGAGCTTGCTCCTGCCTGTGCCGGGCTCTCGCGGCAGTTCCgtgccgcgatgcagcagGCAATGCAATGGCTtacacgcgcgccgctgaccGAACGCAGCGAGCACGCAGTTCTGCAAAAAGCGTGCATGTACGCCGCATCCAAAGGGTACATCGATGCACTTACCATCGGGATGACTCACATGTACCGCTACCAGCTGTGGCCGGACGAAGGGCCCATTGCGTTCTGGGAGTCAGTTGCACAAGCGTACACCGGCACTGCGCCCAAGTGGCAGCGCCTTGCCAACCGCGTATATCACGCGCTCGTTCGCGGAGGAGGCCATGCGCATGCAGAACCATGGGCGCGGCTTGCTtcggccgccgcgcccgacGCTAGCACAGTGGATACGCTGCGCCCGACGCGCGATCCAATGCTTGACGCGCGTGTCAGCGAggcactgcgcgctggaaacttggccgctgcgcgcaagctcctgctcaaggcacgcgcgacgccagGCGTCGAAATACTCGCTTCGCTTCTGTGTGCCGCTGGGCGGACGgtggccgtgcgcgacggcgcgagAGAGTGTGCGACCGGCCAGTTTCTACGtccattgcgccgcgcaatcctgcagcgcaactGCGCGTTGTGGTACACGGCGCTggtacgtgcgcgcgaaaaagagcacgactggctcggcgcactgcgcgtgTTTCGCTGCCGGTTTGTTCCCGTGCCCGGCCTGGATACGCAcctgctcgacgccgccgagcgcgttTGCCCGCCACGCACACAAACGGAGTcccacgccgccgcatcGCTGGCCAACAgtgatgcgcgcacggcggcgcatcgcacggcgcgcgtaCGGCTGGATACCTCGGCATACCTGCTTGGGTCTGTCCTCCGCGCGCTGGTGGGATGCTGTGCCCAggaccgtgcgctgctgtaCAAGCTCTATGCACACACCCTATCCATCCTGCGCCAGCCGCGGCTTGCCAGTGCACGTGCGTTTGAGGCGTTTATTCCTGCActgagcgccgcacatccGGCTGGGTTTGTCGGTGGGGAACGAGGCACGATGCCGAGTATGTGGGACATGTTGCGCGACATGCACGGGCTGCGCGTTTCGCCACGCGCAGGCACATGGACCATGTTCATACAGGCGCTTGTCCGCGATGGCACACACACGAGCTGGCAGCTTGCCACCGCGATTCTCGCACGGATGGGCGGCAATGCACCTTGCGCGCTGTTGCCCGAGACGCTTGTGCTGCCGACTGCGACGCTGGGCGTGTATACGGGAGTGCTGCAGGCGGTACTACCGCAAAATACTGCGGTGCTGGCGCAgtcgcgtgcggcgcatcgcgcgcggacTGTGCGGAATATGCTCGACGATGCGATTGCGCGTGGAAACGTGGATGCAAAAGAGGCACGCGCGTATGCGCCGATGCAAGCccagcttgccaagctgGGAGATGGGGGACATAGTGCAGAGGACTGGGCTGGTCGAGGCGTGTAG